The genomic region CTGTTGAAGACATCACAGAGCGAAAAGAAGCAAGTAATAAACTTAAACAGTCAGAAAACAGAATGTCCACTCTTATTAAGAACATGCAGAGTGCGGTATTGCTGGAAGATGAAAATAGAACAGTTAGCCTTACGAACCAGAGATTCTGTGATCTCTTCGAGATCCCTGCTCCCCCAGAGGCTTTAACAGGTACCGACTGCTCCAGTGCTGCGGAACAATCTAAAGTTCTTTTTTCTGAACCGGAACAGTTCGTTAGTAAGGTCGAAAATCTTATTAAAAATCGTACCACAGTCATTGGAGAAGAGATTGAAATGGCAGATGGCAGATTCCTTGAGCGTAGTTATATCCCTATTTTTAGTGATGGAGTTTACAAGGGTCATCTGTGGAGCTATGATGATATCACTATTAGAAAACGCTACAAAGAATTTTTACAAGCCCAGAAAAATAAATATAGTAGCATCATAGCTAATATGAATTTAGGTTTACTGGAAGTAGATGCCGATTTAAGAATTTTAATGGCCAATCAAAGCTTTGAAGAGATTAGTGGATATTCTAAGGCTGAACTAATTGGCAAACATCCAGGTGAACTACTATTAACGAAAAGATCAAGAGAAATTTTTGAGAATGAAATTGGAAAAGAAAACACAGATCAAATCAGGAATCATGAATTGGACGTTATTAATAAGAACGGAGAATTAAGAACCTTGTTAGTAAGTGGAACTCCAAACCTGAACATGAAGGGCGAAAATATAGGTTCTATCTTTATTCATCTTGATATTACAGATCGGAAAAATCTCGAAAACAAACAGGTTGAACTTCTGGAAGATCTTGAAGTTCAAAATCAGGAGTTGAGTGATTACGCACATATCGTTTCCCATGATCTAAAATCTCCTCTTCGTAATATTTCGGCACTATTGAGCTGGACCAGGGAAGATTTTAAGAATCAGTTGAGTGATGACAGCCTTATTAATATCGATCTTATGCAAAATAAGGTGGAAAAGATGGATCATCTTATTGAGAACATTCTCAAGTACTCCAGCATAGATCGCAGCTCGGCAAGCAGTGAAAAAGTTGATGTTCAGTCACTGGTGGAAGATATCATAGCCATGATCTATATTCCTGATCATATAGAGATTAGGATCAAAAATAAATTACCAGTGATCCAGGCTGACACCACCAGAATTCAACAATTATTTCAAAATATCTTGTCGAACGCTGTAAATTATATTGAAAAGGAACAGGGAACCATTGAAGTAGACGTTGAAGAAAAAGCACAGGATTATATATTCTCCGTTAAAGATAATGGTATTGGAATTCCAGTAGACCAGCATGACCGAATTTTCCAGATCTTTAATACGGCATCAGACCGTAAAAAATCTAACGGAATAGGACTGAGTATTGTTAGAAAGATCATTGATCTCTATCACGGAAAAATATGGCTGGAAAGCACACCTCATGTTGGCACTACATTCCATTTCAGCATTAAAAAATCTCAGGTATAAGCGAAAATGGAGCTATAGTCATTCTGATCACTCTTGAAAAATCTCATTCGATATCAACTCAGCAATTATTCGTTAATATAGATGGAATTAGAATGAGCAAAGAATTGTTCAGGAAAATGGATTATCAAGACACGAATATAATTTTGTAATTTCATCAGGAAATTTACACTGTATATCTTGCTGAAGAGGTGGCGTTAGCCAAGGTACTGAAAACCCACTTGTTGTTTGTAAATGTTGCTGAAGAAGGAAAAGTTGTGAGCATTGATTTCTATGGCGATGATCTTAAAATTTCCTTCGGAAATTGGTTGGTGGATCCTATTTGGTCCTGAAAGTATTATCACTGAATCTGAAAATTTTGTATTGTTTTAACTCGATGGATAACCAGCACTAAATCTGTACTCAAAATATCTGGGAACAAAATCTGTCGAGCTACCGCAGTCTTAGTTCTTCTACACTCTTTACTTAAAAAAAAGTCCACAAACATCCGTTGATACGTACAATTCTAAATATTAACTGGGAAAACAATTCATTAGTCCCTGGCGTGAGATATCACTTTGGGTTCAAGATAATAGCTTCTGCAACGCACTTTAAAAAGGTACTCAGGATTCAGCAACTCTGGCCAACCAGAATGGAAAGAAATGACCTGAACTAGCACTTCTGGTAAGTTGTATTGGCCGCCGACTCGTCCTAAGTCAATGAGCAGAAGAAGAGATCGATGAAGTGATCAAAGTGATTGCAAAAGCTTTGGAAGAATTGAATTTAAAAGATTTTTCAACCTTTTCAATGAATCTTATAGCAATAGTGAAGAACAGTTGAACATGCAACAGTGTGGATCTCGCGTTATCTGAGATGGACTTTATAATGCCGAACAGAAACTGCGTAAAGTTGTAATGTATCAAAATTCTATATCACTTCTGCGATCCAGGCAGGCCTTAAACTCTAAAGAATTTAATAAAGAGAACTGAAAATTCCAGAACAATGAGCTTTCAGAACATTTTCATTAGAAATATTAATAATTTCAAAAATTTTAAATATAATTTTGAAGCTGAAAAGAATTGAATGTCATGATTGAAGGAATTCCTAAATATTCTATTATTGAAATGGCAGATCATGGCCCGTACCAGATATCTAGTTCATGAGATTGTAGAACTGTTGGTTATTTCCGATGGTAACAAAGTGGAAATTTCAGAAGAGCTTCCGCCTGTTGAAGTAGATAAATTTAGAATTCCGTAACTATTCGAAAATATTATTTACAATATGGTAAAAAGTGTTGAATAAGAGACAAAATAGAGAACATTGTTGCCAATAACTTTGGAAATGAAATATTAAAGAATCTGGCACAGGAGCTACTGTAAGGCATTATTATAAGATCATTGAAAAGATCCACGCCAACAAGAACTCTAACAGAATCAGGTTCTATATTATCATAAAGATGGTAGATTTCTATAGAGGTTAGATTAGTTGGGGAGTCATGAATACGTAGGAATCAATTTTTATTTTACTTTACCAAAATGAAAGAAAACCCAAATTTAAACTACCTGTATAGGCTATCTGGCGGAGATAAAGAGTTCGAAAACAAACTCTTAGATATTGTCAAAAAAGAATTCCCGGAGGAAGAAGCGGTTTACCAAGAAAATATAAAGCAGAGTAATTTTCTAGATGCTGCCTCCAATGTTCATAAACTTAAGCACAAAATTAGTATTTTAGGCCTTGAAGAAGGTTATCGCTTTGCGGAAATCTATGAAGAAGAACTCCGTAAGAATGATCCTAAAAAGCATAATAGTTTTACAGAGATCCTTCAGACCATGGGCGATTACATTGAAAAGTTTTAAATTAATTGTTCATGAAATGTTTAGTAATTGACGATGAGGCTACGGCCAGAATGATTATAAGTCAGCTTATAGATACTCATAAGGAACTCAACCTTGTTGGTGAGTTCTCCAATGCTATGCAGGCGATCAAATATTTAAACCAAAATCCGGTAGATCTTATATTTCTGGATATCCATATGCCAGACTTTACTGGATTCGACTTTATTCAAACTTTGATAAATCCTCCAAATGTAATTCTTACGACTTCAGACAGGAGCTTTGCAATAGAAGCTTTTGAATATGACTGTATTGTAGATTATATGGTGAAACCAATAACTCCGGAACGTTTTAAGAAGGCTGTTCAAAAAGCTAAAAATGCTAAACCTGCCAGACAGTCTATTCCAGAGCCAACAGAAATTAATTCAGATGTTAACAAAACTGACAATGATCTGTATGTGAATATTGACCGTAGGCTAATCAAAATCGATATTCCAAGTATATACCTGGTGGAAGCCAAAGGTGATTATATACAAATTAAAACATTCGAAAAGAACTACACTGTTCATTCTACCCTGAAAAAGATCGAAAACAAGTTGCCTGAAGATCTCTTCCTGAAAGTGCACAGATCTTTTGTGATTAATACCAAGCACATTATTGATATTGAAGACAATAGCGTTCTAATAGAAAAAGATGTTGTTCCGGTTAGCCGTAGCAATCGCCCGGAACTTATAAAAAGATTGAACCTGCTTTAGCAACTTAACTCCATATAATTCCTGTTCGTCGCTCTTAGATTCTGCTTAGACGAATATTCCCACACACCTCGCATTGTGCCGGTATCTTTACATCAAATAAGTACCTAAACGTCAAAATAGTAAAGCGATGAAAATTCATAACTACGCAATAATCATGGCTGGTGGGGTTGGAAGTCAATCCTGGCCCGCATCCAAACAATGCTGTCCTAAACAATTTCAGGATATTCTTGGAAGTGGTAAAACGCTTATTCAAAACACTTTTGATCGTTTGAAGAGTTTTATTCCGGCTGAAAATATTCTTGTACTTACTAATACAATTTACAAGGAAATCGTAATGGAGCAGTTGCCGGAAATTTCAGGTTCGCAGGTAGTACTTGAACCAATTATGAGAAACACTGCTCCAGCTATCTTACTTGCAGCTATGAAGATACATAATCGTGACCCCGAGGCCAGGATGTTGGTGGCTCCATGTGATCACTGGATCCAGGAAGAAAGTTTGTTTGAACAGGACATGTGCATGGCTTTTGAAGAAGCTGAAAAAGGAAAAAGACTGATAACTTTTGGTATCAAGCCCCACTTTCCTAATACCAGGTATGGCTACATACAATATGATGATAAGGGAAATGAGCAGATATACCACGTTCAAAGATTTACAGAAAAACCAGATTTCCAAACTGCCCAGAATTTTATGAACCAGGGAAATTATCTATGGAATAGTGGGATATTCGTTTGGAAAGCACAAACCATCCTGAACAAATTTGAGATACTACTTCCGGATATGTTCAGATTATTCAAAGTTGGTGAGGGCTTTTATAACAAACCACACGAGACAAATTTTCTGAGAAGTCATTATCAATACGCTGAAAATATCAGTGTCGAATACGCAATCATTGAACATTCAGAAGAAGTGATGGTTATTCCCTTATCTTTCTCCTGGAACGATCTTGGAGCATGGGGTTCTTCAGAGAACGAATTTCGCGGTTATGGCAAATCTAAGACGGTGGTAAACACGAAATTCATACCCGTTGAAGCCTCAGGTAAAATTATTAGAACTGAAGGTAATAAGATGGTTTTAGTCGATGGATTGCAGGACTACATGATCCTAGAAAACGATGAAGTGCTACTTATTGTTCCGAAGGAAAAGGAACAACGGCATAAACATATCAGGAACGAGGTTATAGAACGCTACGGTGTTCAATTTATCTAACCATTCACCGACACTAAATACTTTTTTATCGTCTGGTCACCTACAACCAACGAATAATTCCATGAAAAGCAGATTCAAACTTTAATTTTAGTCAAAGTTATGGGAAAACTACTACAATTTTTTTATCTCATTTTATTACAACATCTTCCGGCTCAGGAGTTTACCTATCTTGGTAATTACAATGAGCCAGAAGTAGCAGATCATCTGGAACTGGTTGACGATTTCATGACTTATGCAAATATGCTGAGGACCGAGCCCGCCCTACCGGAAAGTTATCTTTTTCCAGACTACAATCCGCAGTGCATCTCTGCCGGTTATGATAAAAGTTTCGAACTGGCAGAGGTTGCGGCGGTTGGTGAAATTGAATTTGATCATTTGATTCATTATAGCTATAACCGTAATGTTATCATGTTTATTGTTTACCAAATTGAGGATACGACTCCAAACTTTGAGCTAATCGGCGTTAAAATGATAGCCCATAAGGCACATAACTCTGAACCTGTTAATGTTAGAATTATAGATGAGGTGAAAACCAGTATAGCAGTTGATTATCGGCATTATCCCTTTGCGACAAGGCATAAAATTATAGGGGACATAGAAAGCTTTTTTCCAACTGAAGAAATTTTTAATCAAATTATGCCCACTTCATATGTGATAAGCAACAATTCTCACTTAAATACCCATTGCAAATTGTTACTCAATCAGGTATTATATGGTATTCATTTTCAGTCTTCAATTCCAGAAACTAAAAAAGATATAGCAACAAAGAAAAGCAGGCTTCTAACTGAAACCCTAAATAAACCGTTGAGTAGAGTAGCTTTTCAAGTTACAGAAAAAATTAACGCCGTCCAGAGATGGAAAAGCGATAAGATGGTCGGCATGTACCCTACTTTCTTTGTGAAACGAAAGTTTTATGAAGATAGCCGGCTTTGTCTTATCGTGAAGACCAAGGAGTGCGAATCCGGCTTCACGATAAATAATAAAAAAGGGGTGTGGAATATAGTGTAGTTTTTTAATAACACTAAAGACCTGGAAAAAGATCCACTTAAAAGGAAATGGAAAAACAACACCCATTCATAAGAATACTGTAATTTCAAAAGGAGATGGAAATTTAGTATGTAAAAATACTATGACCTTTCAAATGTTTCATCATATGAACAAGGTTTTCAGTTTTTAAATTGCGTTACTACAATGTAGAGTGCTATGGTTTGCAAAAGATCATTTTTTTACGGGAAATTTACTAATTGTAGCTAGTAATATTGCCCAAATCTAGTAAAATATCAGGAAAGATTTACACTTAGTTTGTTGGTTACTTACTAAGTATTTAGGTGGTTAGGTGAATAAGCCGGGGAGTGGTCTCCGGCTTATTATTTATCTAGTCTATAGTAAATTTAACCATAGACGTGTGCTTACGAATTTTTTAAAATATCAAAGTGTTTTGAATTAATATCATATTTATGCTATACATCCAAATAAAAAAATACTATTAACAGGATCTCCGTAGCCTCTTAATTCTTTCTGACTGGCTGGTAAAATATCTTTTTGACCAATATATTTTTTCTACTTTCCGAAACTCCGGTGATCGCAGTATAAACTTCTAATGGGATTTCGACATCTATATTCTT from Christiangramia sp. OXR-203 harbors:
- a CDS encoding PAS domain S-box protein, translated to MQLTKNVEILERALMREKAARKAAEAILEQKSLELYNVSEELRQTNSRLEETLDRKTSELEGVFETLIDAFIVMELSGDVISMNQAAKDLLGFDPEEESVNLNQLVKDKYKEYTFEAFKELTIHGKFNNYRAVIITRNGEEKIVQINASIIYNIKGEPIAAQGIARDITQETAMKRQLQYQKRQLDIIFGNSPIGVSLARSMDGGLLMVNNAMTKMFGYTPEEFEKVDVNKITHPDHRKETMKLREKLFAGDIETYQMEKRYFRKDGTLLWANTSVTAVPDDNGVTEYLVATVEDITERKEASNKLKQSENRMSTLIKNMQSAVLLEDENRTVSLTNQRFCDLFEIPAPPEALTGTDCSSAAEQSKVLFSEPEQFVSKVENLIKNRTTVIGEEIEMADGRFLERSYIPIFSDGVYKGHLWSYDDITIRKRYKEFLQAQKNKYSSIIANMNLGLLEVDADLRILMANQSFEEISGYSKAELIGKHPGELLLTKRSREIFENEIGKENTDQIRNHELDVINKNGELRTLLVSGTPNLNMKGENIGSIFIHLDITDRKNLENKQVELLEDLEVQNQELSDYAHIVSHDLKSPLRNISALLSWTREDFKNQLSDDSLINIDLMQNKVEKMDHLIENILKYSSIDRSSASSEKVDVQSLVEDIIAMIYIPDHIEIRIKNKLPVIQADTTRIQQLFQNILSNAVNYIEKEQGTIEVDVEEKAQDYIFSVKDNGIGIPVDQHDRIFQIFNTASDRKKSNGIGLSIVRKIIDLYHGKIWLESTPHVGTTFHFSIKKSQV
- a CDS encoding mannose-1-phosphate guanylyltransferase, whose translation is MKIHNYAIIMAGGVGSQSWPASKQCCPKQFQDILGSGKTLIQNTFDRLKSFIPAENILVLTNTIYKEIVMEQLPEISGSQVVLEPIMRNTAPAILLAAMKIHNRDPEARMLVAPCDHWIQEESLFEQDMCMAFEEAEKGKRLITFGIKPHFPNTRYGYIQYDDKGNEQIYHVQRFTEKPDFQTAQNFMNQGNYLWNSGIFVWKAQTILNKFEILLPDMFRLFKVGEGFYNKPHETNFLRSHYQYAENISVEYAIIEHSEEVMVIPLSFSWNDLGAWGSSENEFRGYGKSKTVVNTKFIPVEASGKIIRTEGNKMVLVDGLQDYMILENDEVLLIVPKEKEQRHKHIRNEVIERYGVQFI
- a CDS encoding Hpt domain-containing protein translates to MKENPNLNYLYRLSGGDKEFENKLLDIVKKEFPEEEAVYQENIKQSNFLDAASNVHKLKHKISILGLEEGYRFAEIYEEELRKNDPKKHNSFTEILQTMGDYIEKF
- a CDS encoding LytTR family DNA-binding domain-containing protein, yielding MKCLVIDDEATARMIISQLIDTHKELNLVGEFSNAMQAIKYLNQNPVDLIFLDIHMPDFTGFDFIQTLINPPNVILTTSDRSFAIEAFEYDCIVDYMVKPITPERFKKAVQKAKNAKPARQSIPEPTEINSDVNKTDNDLYVNIDRRLIKIDIPSIYLVEAKGDYIQIKTFEKNYTVHSTLKKIENKLPEDLFLKVHRSFVINTKHIIDIEDNSVLIEKDVVPVSRSNRPELIKRLNLL